Proteins from one Hoplias malabaricus isolate fHopMal1 chromosome 2, fHopMal1.hap1, whole genome shotgun sequence genomic window:
- the LOC136686651 gene encoding CMRF35-like molecule 8 isoform X2 — MKQRLLFKVLNVFFNMDIAEMTMKILFIFSLYLISAAGGSRRVRGFSGGGVLIKCRYEKKYTSNTKYFCKSSVSNCVDQIKTDVKNKSVKSGRFSLFDDTSAAVFWVMITNLTVEDSGLYQCAVDKTLLWDCFTPVELKVEEAQDFGKSISVTGRSEGNVNISCKYPQSLLSYPKFLCRRVDSGGCVYKTPVKESRKLINQGKYSLRDDRVENTLSVIISDVREGDSGEYWCGAESDWESDHGYKLYITHINLTVTEQKPPAETSTPTTIPQATTTSTNPTTQDSTSMKTSAGADVQLSVPNSSETTEPATSSASNNKLSSLSGHGFPSSTEISVMAVVVALLLVGLVLFILALQKRRKSQDLSSPTKSPRSTLDGHKVTLAKVNYEAIKDSGVSTIYSTADLFTHSSDPSQALYYNVQLPTSPCNISNPIYSTAELPTSLSDSGEDLNYSTVYFNRKSDGFVMTATANKEQDSCEYATVRN; from the exons ATGAAGCAAAGACTACTGTTTAAAGTCCTGAACGTCTTTTTCAATATGGATATAGCTGAAATGACCATGAAAatcctcttcatcttcagccTCTACCTGATCTCAG CTGCTGGAGGATCCAGGAGAGTGAGGGGATTTTCAGGAGGAGGAGTCCTCATCAAGTGCAGATATGAGAAAAaatacacatcaaacacaaagtATTTCTGTAAGAGTTCAGTGTCAAACTGTGTTGACCAAATCAAGACTGATGTTAAAAATAAGTCGGTGAAATCAGGAAGATTCTCACTGTTTGATGACACCAGTGCTGCAGTTTTCTGGGTGATGATCACAAACCTCACAGTAGAAGATTCTGGATTATATCAGTGTGCAGTGGATAAAACCTTGTTGTGGGACTGCTTCACCCCAGTGGAACTGAAGGTAGAGGAAG CTCAAGATTTTGGAAAGAGCATCAGTGTGACTGGCCGTTCTGAAGGAAATGTAAATATCAGCTGTAAATACCCACAATCTCTCTTGAGTTACCCCAAGTTTCTCTGCaggagagtggacagtggtggctgtgtttataaaacaccAGTTAAAGAAAGTAGGAAACTGATAAATCAAGGAAAATACTCACTGCGTGATGACAGAGTAGAGAACACCCTCAGTGTGATCATCAGtgatgtgagagagggagactctGGTGAATACTGGTGTGGAGCTGAATCAGACTGGGAATCTGATCATGGATACAAGCtctacatcacacacatcaacCTCACAGTGACAG AACAAAAACCACCTGCTGAAACATCAACTCCAACAACAATTCCACAGGCCACAACAACCTCAACAAACCCAACCACTCAAGATTCAACTTCCATGAAGACATCAGCAG GAGCAGATGTTCAGCTTTCAGTACCCAACAGTTCAGAGACCACAGAACCAGCCACATCCTCAGCTTCTAACAATAAGTTATCTTCACTGTCTGGACACG GATTTCCATCTTCCACTGAGATCTCTGTTATGGCTGTGGTTGTGGCTCTGCTCCTGGTTGGACTTGTATTATTCATACTCGCCCTGCAAAAGAGAAGAAAGTCTCAGG ATTTATCAAGTCCGACTAAATCCCCCAGAAGCACCTTAGATGGCCACAAG GTGACCCTTGCTAAAGTTAACTATGAGGCGATTAAAGACTCTGGAGTTTCCACAATCTACTCTACTGCCGACCTGTTCACACACTCCTCTGACCCTTCCCAAGCTCTTTATTACAATGTCCAGTTACCCACAAGTCCCTGCAACATTTCAAACCCTATTTATTCCACAGCTGAGTTACCCACAAGTCTCTCTGACTCTGGAGAGGATCTTAATTACTCCACTGTTTATTTTAACAGAAAATCAGATGGCTTTGTTATGACAGCAACTGCCAACAAAGAGCAAGACTCTTGCGAATACGCTACTGTCAGAAATTAG
- the LOC136686651 gene encoding CMRF35-like molecule 8 isoform X1: MKQRLLFKVLNVFFNMDIAEMTMKILFIFSLYLISGKKHTSKSSALSAVSHPAFLHTDIPPLLAAAGGSRRVRGFSGGGVLIKCRYEKKYTSNTKYFCKSSVSNCVDQIKTDVKNKSVKSGRFSLFDDTSAAVFWVMITNLTVEDSGLYQCAVDKTLLWDCFTPVELKVEEAQDFGKSISVTGRSEGNVNISCKYPQSLLSYPKFLCRRVDSGGCVYKTPVKESRKLINQGKYSLRDDRVENTLSVIISDVREGDSGEYWCGAESDWESDHGYKLYITHINLTVTEQKPPAETSTPTTIPQATTTSTNPTTQDSTSMKTSAGADVQLSVPNSSETTEPATSSASNNKLSSLSGHGFPSSTEISVMAVVVALLLVGLVLFILALQKRRKSQDLSSPTKSPRSTLDGHKVTLAKVNYEAIKDSGVSTIYSTADLFTHSSDPSQALYYNVQLPTSPCNISNPIYSTAELPTSLSDSGEDLNYSTVYFNRKSDGFVMTATANKEQDSCEYATVRN; this comes from the exons ATGAAGCAAAGACTACTGTTTAAAGTCCTGAACGTCTTTTTCAATATGGATATAGCTGAAATGACCATGAAAatcctcttcatcttcagccTCTACCTGATCTCAGGTAAGAAACACACTTCTAAATCATCAGCTCTATCAGCAGTGTCACATCCAGCCTTTCTTCACACAGACATTCCTCCTCTTTTAGCAGCTGCTGGAGGATCCAGGAGAGTGAGGGGATTTTCAGGAGGAGGAGTCCTCATCAAGTGCAGATATGAGAAAAaatacacatcaaacacaaagtATTTCTGTAAGAGTTCAGTGTCAAACTGTGTTGACCAAATCAAGACTGATGTTAAAAATAAGTCGGTGAAATCAGGAAGATTCTCACTGTTTGATGACACCAGTGCTGCAGTTTTCTGGGTGATGATCACAAACCTCACAGTAGAAGATTCTGGATTATATCAGTGTGCAGTGGATAAAACCTTGTTGTGGGACTGCTTCACCCCAGTGGAACTGAAGGTAGAGGAAG CTCAAGATTTTGGAAAGAGCATCAGTGTGACTGGCCGTTCTGAAGGAAATGTAAATATCAGCTGTAAATACCCACAATCTCTCTTGAGTTACCCCAAGTTTCTCTGCaggagagtggacagtggtggctgtgtttataaaacaccAGTTAAAGAAAGTAGGAAACTGATAAATCAAGGAAAATACTCACTGCGTGATGACAGAGTAGAGAACACCCTCAGTGTGATCATCAGtgatgtgagagagggagactctGGTGAATACTGGTGTGGAGCTGAATCAGACTGGGAATCTGATCATGGATACAAGCtctacatcacacacatcaacCTCACAGTGACAG AACAAAAACCACCTGCTGAAACATCAACTCCAACAACAATTCCACAGGCCACAACAACCTCAACAAACCCAACCACTCAAGATTCAACTTCCATGAAGACATCAGCAG GAGCAGATGTTCAGCTTTCAGTACCCAACAGTTCAGAGACCACAGAACCAGCCACATCCTCAGCTTCTAACAATAAGTTATCTTCACTGTCTGGACACG GATTTCCATCTTCCACTGAGATCTCTGTTATGGCTGTGGTTGTGGCTCTGCTCCTGGTTGGACTTGTATTATTCATACTCGCCCTGCAAAAGAGAAGAAAGTCTCAGG ATTTATCAAGTCCGACTAAATCCCCCAGAAGCACCTTAGATGGCCACAAG GTGACCCTTGCTAAAGTTAACTATGAGGCGATTAAAGACTCTGGAGTTTCCACAATCTACTCTACTGCCGACCTGTTCACACACTCCTCTGACCCTTCCCAAGCTCTTTATTACAATGTCCAGTTACCCACAAGTCCCTGCAACATTTCAAACCCTATTTATTCCACAGCTGAGTTACCCACAAGTCTCTCTGACTCTGGAGAGGATCTTAATTACTCCACTGTTTATTTTAACAGAAAATCAGATGGCTTTGTTATGACAGCAACTGCCAACAAAGAGCAAGACTCTTGCGAATACGCTACTGTCAGAAATTAG
- the LOC136686652 gene encoding polymeric immunoglobulin receptor-like, which yields MTMKLLLIFSLYLISAAAGGSMRVSGFSGGGVLIKCRYETKYTSNTKYFCKSSAPKCVDQIKTDVKNKWVNSGRFSLFDDTSAEVFWVKISNLTINDSGLYQCAIDKWFRDNYTPVELKVKEDPEFGKSISVTGRAGGSVNISCKYPQSLRSSPKFLCRRVDSGDCVYKTLVNQSGEWINQGKYSLHDDRVNNTLSVIISDVREGDSGEFWCGAESDWESDNGYKLYITHISLTMTATKKEEAAETSATASTAQTSTRASTAQTSTRASTLTTKNGNTTTAQVSTTKKSATGAGTSVQRSSAPNSSETTKSTSSLTTQSTSPPGFPTSTVIPVVAVVLALLLMGLLLFILVLQKKRKTQDSASGPSESLRGFSDGRKMTLAEVDYEDIKEYDVSTIYTTVKLPKDSSSPSSTLYGNVQLPTSLCNILNPIYSTTELPTNLSDTGECTNYSTVNAIKKAGTDTVTTATGNKQQGFCEYATVKT from the exons ATGACCATGAAGCTCCTCCTCATCTTCAGCCTCTACCTGATCTCAG CAGCTGCTGGAGGATCCATGAGAGTGAGTGGATTTTCAGGAGGAGGAGTCCTCATCAAGTGCAGATATGAGACAAaatacacatcaaacacaaagtATTTCTGTAAGAGTTCAGCGCCAAAGTGTGTTGACCAAATCAAGACTGATGTTAAAAATAAGTGGGTGAATTCAGGAAGATTCTCACTGTTTGATGACACCAGTGCTGAAGTTTTCTGGGTGAAGATCAGTAACCTCACCATAAATGATTCTGGATTATATCAGTGTGCCATTGATAAATGGTTTAGGGACAACTACACCCCAGTGGAACTCAAGGTAAAGGAAG ATCCAGAGTTTGGAAAGAGCATCAGTGTGACTGGCCGTGCTGGAGGAAGTGTAAATATCAGCTGTAAATACCCACAATCCCTCAGGAGTAGCCCCAAGTTTCTCTGCaggagagtggacagtggtgactgtgtttataaaacactCGTTAATCAAAGTGGAGAATGGATAAATCAGGGAAAATACTCACTGCATGACGACAGAGTAAACAACACCCTCAGTGTGATCATCAGtgatgtgagagagggagactctGGTGAATTCTGGTGTGGAGCTGAATCAGACTGGGAATCTGATAATGGATACAAGCtctacatcacacacatcagccTCACAATGACCG caacaaaaaaagaagaagcagCCGAAACATCAGCAACAGCCTCAACCGCCCAGACCAGCACAAGAGCCTCAACCGCCCAGACCAGCACAAGAGCCTCAACCTTAACAACAAAAAATGGCAACACAACAACTGCCCAAGTATCAACTACCAAGAAGTCAGCAACTG GGGCAGGAACAAGTGTTCAGCGATCATCCGCACCCAACAGTTCAGAGACCACAAAATCAACCTCATCACTGACTACTCAGTCGACATCACCTCCTG GATTTCCAACTTCCACTGTGATCCCAGTTGTggctgtggttctggctctgcTCCTGATGGGACTTTTATTATTCATACTCGTCttgcaaaagaaaagaaagactcAAG ATTCAGCCTCAGGTCCGAGTGAATCCCTCAGAGGCTTCTCAGACGGCCGCAAG ATGACCCTTGCTGAAGTTGATTATGAGGATATTAAAGAATATGACGTTTCCACAATCTACACTACAGTCAAACTGCCCAAGGACTCCTCTAGCCCTTCCTCAACTCTTTATGGCAACGTCCAGTTACCCACAAGCCTCTGCAACATCTTAAACCCTATTTATTCCACAACTGAGTTACCCACAAATCTCTCTGATACTGGAGAGTGTACAAATTACTCCACAGTGAATGCCATCAAGAAAGCAGGCACTGACACTGTTACCACAGCAACCGGAAACAAACAGCAAGGCTTCTGTGAATATGCTACTGTCAAAACTTAG